One window of the Gambusia affinis linkage group LG01, SWU_Gaff_1.0, whole genome shotgun sequence genome contains the following:
- the LOC122831240 gene encoding transcription factor ETV6-like isoform X3 — protein sequence MASVSPSPLIKQETSPSAIMHGREVNLPPTVHHPPSNQPPLVSPNTQEDLWHLPGRLRINPSLWDKEDVAHWLHWAQKEYSLRRPEKGHFEMNGRALCLLTKEDFRRRCPSSVFLAVTAAVPAAVAATVTNQPEPISPLRERPPVFYPYSAPLTHNIGSAAVSAVPPNQIQSLPLKESVIQEPLNLSSRERPRSPLHKANGRIPECRLLWDYVYQLLCDDRYQDYIRWEDPDTHVFRVVDPNGLARLWGNHKNRDNMTYEKMSRALRHYYKLNIIQKERGQKLLFRFLKLPQDIRKHQIDTSGSPEHTPPQDADFADSSPLQDLSDDHFEVSPDRASPQPPPTGAPVG from the exons ATGGCGAGCGTTTCCCCGTCACCTTTGATCAAG CAAGAAACCAGTCCTTCAGCCATAATGCATGGGAGGGAGGTCAACCTTCCTCCAACTGTACATCACCCTCCCTCAAATCAACCTCCTTTGGTCAGTCCTAACACTCAGGAGGATCTGTGGCATCTACCTGGAAGACTGA GAATAAATCCATCTCTGTGGGATAAGGAGGATGTTGCCCACTGGCTCCACTGGGCTCAGAAGGAGTACTCGTTACGCCGACCAGAAAAGGGACACTTTGAAATGAATGGCAGAGCCCTCTGCCTGCTGACAAAAGAAGACTTTAGACGCCGCTGTCCGAGTTCAG TTTTCCTTGCAGTCACTGCTGCAGTGCCTGCAGCTGTTGCAGCCACTGTGACCAATCAACCTGAGCCCATTTCACCTCTCAGAGAGCGCCCTCCTGTTTTTTACCCTTATTCTGCTCCACTCACTCATAACA TTGGTTCAGCCGCTGTGTCTGCTGTACCTCCAAACCAAATTCAATCACTTCCTCTAAAAGAAAGCGTGATACAAGAACCTCTCAACCTATCCAGCCGAGAGAGGCCAAGGAGCCCACTGCACAAAGCCAATGGACGCATACCAG AGTGCAGACTGCTGTGGGACTACGTGTATCAGTTGCTGTGTGACGATCGTTACCAAGATTACATTCGGTGGGAAGATCCTGACACACATGTATTCAGGGTGGTTGACCCCAATGGACTGGCACGCCTCTGGGGAAACCACAAG AACCGAGACAACATGACCTATGAGAAAATGTCTCGGGCTCTGCGGCACTATTACAAGCTTAACATCATCCAAAAGGAGCGAGGACAAAAACTCCTGTTCAG GTTTCTGAAACTCCCCCAAGACATCAGGAAACACCAAATTGACACATCTGGGTCCCCTGAACATACACCACCTCAGGATGCAGACTTTGCAGACAGCAGTCCTTTGCAGGATCTCAGTGACGATCACTTTGAGGTCTCGCCTGACCGAGCTTCTCCACAGCCTCCCCCGACTGGTGCTCCAGTGGGATAG
- the LOC122831240 gene encoding transcription factor ETV7-like isoform X2, which translates to MASVSPSPLIKQETSPSAIMHGREVNLPPTVHHPPSNQPPLVSPNTQEDLWHLPGRLRINPSLWDKEDVAHWLHWAQKEYSLRRPEKGHFEMNGRALCLLTKEDFRRRCPSSGDVLYEILQCVKQQRRSVVCQSPNVSALAANGHIQVAVSSQIPSQSVQEPQSPIVSGSPVTAAVPAAVAATVTNQPEPISPLRERPPVFYPYSAPLTHNIGSAAVSAVPPNQIQSLPLKESVIQEPLNLSSRERPRSPLHKANGRIPECRLLWDYVYQLLCDDRYQDYIRWEDPDTHVFRVVDPNGLARLWGNHKNRDNMTYEKMSRALRHYYKLNIIQKERGQKLLFRFLKLPQDIRKHQIDTSGSPEHTPPQDADFADSSPLQDLSDDHFEVSPDRASPQPPPTGAPVG; encoded by the exons ATGGCGAGCGTTTCCCCGTCACCTTTGATCAAG CAAGAAACCAGTCCTTCAGCCATAATGCATGGGAGGGAGGTCAACCTTCCTCCAACTGTACATCACCCTCCCTCAAATCAACCTCCTTTGGTCAGTCCTAACACTCAGGAGGATCTGTGGCATCTACCTGGAAGACTGA GAATAAATCCATCTCTGTGGGATAAGGAGGATGTTGCCCACTGGCTCCACTGGGCTCAGAAGGAGTACTCGTTACGCCGACCAGAAAAGGGACACTTTGAAATGAATGGCAGAGCCCTCTGCCTGCTGACAAAAGAAGACTTTAGACGCCGCTGTCCGAGTTCAG GTGACGTTCTTTATGAGATCCTTCAATGTGTAAAGCAACAAAGGAGGAGTGTTGTTTGCCAGTCCCCTAATGTTTCTGCTTTGGCGGCGAATGGACACATTCAGGTTGCGGTCAGCAGCCAGATACCTTCTCAATCTGTCCAAGAGCCACAGTCTCCCATAGTCAGTGGGAGCCCAG TCACTGCTGCAGTGCCTGCAGCTGTTGCAGCCACTGTGACCAATCAACCTGAGCCCATTTCACCTCTCAGAGAGCGCCCTCCTGTTTTTTACCCTTATTCTGCTCCACTCACTCATAACA TTGGTTCAGCCGCTGTGTCTGCTGTACCTCCAAACCAAATTCAATCACTTCCTCTAAAAGAAAGCGTGATACAAGAACCTCTCAACCTATCCAGCCGAGAGAGGCCAAGGAGCCCACTGCACAAAGCCAATGGACGCATACCAG AGTGCAGACTGCTGTGGGACTACGTGTATCAGTTGCTGTGTGACGATCGTTACCAAGATTACATTCGGTGGGAAGATCCTGACACACATGTATTCAGGGTGGTTGACCCCAATGGACTGGCACGCCTCTGGGGAAACCACAAG AACCGAGACAACATGACCTATGAGAAAATGTCTCGGGCTCTGCGGCACTATTACAAGCTTAACATCATCCAAAAGGAGCGAGGACAAAAACTCCTGTTCAG GTTTCTGAAACTCCCCCAAGACATCAGGAAACACCAAATTGACACATCTGGGTCCCCTGAACATACACCACCTCAGGATGCAGACTTTGCAGACAGCAGTCCTTTGCAGGATCTCAGTGACGATCACTTTGAGGTCTCGCCTGACCGAGCTTCTCCACAGCCTCCCCCGACTGGTGCTCCAGTGGGATAG
- the LOC122831240 gene encoding transcription factor ETV7-like isoform X1: MASVSPSPLIKQETSPSAIMHGREVNLPPTVHHPPSNQPPLVSPNTQEDLWHLPGRLRINPSLWDKEDVAHWLHWAQKEYSLRRPEKGHFEMNGRALCLLTKEDFRRRCPSSGDVLYEILQCVKQQRRSVVCQSPNVSALAANGHIQVAVSSQIPSQSVQEPQSPIVSGSPVFLAVTAAVPAAVAATVTNQPEPISPLRERPPVFYPYSAPLTHNIGSAAVSAVPPNQIQSLPLKESVIQEPLNLSSRERPRSPLHKANGRIPECRLLWDYVYQLLCDDRYQDYIRWEDPDTHVFRVVDPNGLARLWGNHKNRDNMTYEKMSRALRHYYKLNIIQKERGQKLLFRFLKLPQDIRKHQIDTSGSPEHTPPQDADFADSSPLQDLSDDHFEVSPDRASPQPPPTGAPVG; this comes from the exons ATGGCGAGCGTTTCCCCGTCACCTTTGATCAAG CAAGAAACCAGTCCTTCAGCCATAATGCATGGGAGGGAGGTCAACCTTCCTCCAACTGTACATCACCCTCCCTCAAATCAACCTCCTTTGGTCAGTCCTAACACTCAGGAGGATCTGTGGCATCTACCTGGAAGACTGA GAATAAATCCATCTCTGTGGGATAAGGAGGATGTTGCCCACTGGCTCCACTGGGCTCAGAAGGAGTACTCGTTACGCCGACCAGAAAAGGGACACTTTGAAATGAATGGCAGAGCCCTCTGCCTGCTGACAAAAGAAGACTTTAGACGCCGCTGTCCGAGTTCAG GTGACGTTCTTTATGAGATCCTTCAATGTGTAAAGCAACAAAGGAGGAGTGTTGTTTGCCAGTCCCCTAATGTTTCTGCTTTGGCGGCGAATGGACACATTCAGGTTGCGGTCAGCAGCCAGATACCTTCTCAATCTGTCCAAGAGCCACAGTCTCCCATAGTCAGTGGGAGCCCAG TTTTCCTTGCAGTCACTGCTGCAGTGCCTGCAGCTGTTGCAGCCACTGTGACCAATCAACCTGAGCCCATTTCACCTCTCAGAGAGCGCCCTCCTGTTTTTTACCCTTATTCTGCTCCACTCACTCATAACA TTGGTTCAGCCGCTGTGTCTGCTGTACCTCCAAACCAAATTCAATCACTTCCTCTAAAAGAAAGCGTGATACAAGAACCTCTCAACCTATCCAGCCGAGAGAGGCCAAGGAGCCCACTGCACAAAGCCAATGGACGCATACCAG AGTGCAGACTGCTGTGGGACTACGTGTATCAGTTGCTGTGTGACGATCGTTACCAAGATTACATTCGGTGGGAAGATCCTGACACACATGTATTCAGGGTGGTTGACCCCAATGGACTGGCACGCCTCTGGGGAAACCACAAG AACCGAGACAACATGACCTATGAGAAAATGTCTCGGGCTCTGCGGCACTATTACAAGCTTAACATCATCCAAAAGGAGCGAGGACAAAAACTCCTGTTCAG GTTTCTGAAACTCCCCCAAGACATCAGGAAACACCAAATTGACACATCTGGGTCCCCTGAACATACACCACCTCAGGATGCAGACTTTGCAGACAGCAGTCCTTTGCAGGATCTCAGTGACGATCACTTTGAGGTCTCGCCTGACCGAGCTTCTCCACAGCCTCCCCCGACTGGTGCTCCAGTGGGATAG